Part of the Salmo salar chromosome ssa10, Ssal_v3.1, whole genome shotgun sequence genome is shown below.
GTGTGTCAGGAGGATATATAACATACATTGAGAACAACAAGTCAGTTGTCTAGTGTGCGACAGATTTGACGTGATGTATTATGTTCAGGTGATCTCACTCATGTGCAGATTAAAGAAACGTTGGCCCCTTCACAGTTTGTCTTTATGATTCCTTGCATATTATTTCCTCAACTCTTTCTCAAGCGTATTGGAGAAGACCCAAGGTCCTACACGAGACCTTTTTCTCCGGTGCGTTTTTAAAAGGAGAGAGGATGCAAGGAAAGATGAATGAGAAAGAGGCTTTGTGTGGTCCTTGTGGCGGAGGAGATAAGAGGCTCTGTGTAGGCTTTTGAACCACGAAACATCAATGACAAGTTTCTCTGACCCCTAATTGACTATTCTGCTTTGAAAGCACCGGCCGACACCCCATACAACCAACGGTTCTTTTAGCTATCTATGGGGCTGCTTTGAGTCCATTTATGTATGTGTGAAGTGTGAATTGGTCCTTATTGCTTAGATCTGATGTCACATCATTTTCTGTATCCCGCACGGACCTAATGCTTTGTCCCCCATTGTATTTGCATGCCAGGCCTTTAATAAGCCCAGCAGCTGCCCTTTCTTCAGTTTGAATCCTAATGATCACTTTCAAAGGAAAGCGGCCCTATCTCAAGTGTTGAGCACTAGGAAGTCTGCTGTCTGGCTCCCACTTCAAAAGCCTTTCGAGCGGTGCCCTGCCCCGGCACTGGCCAAGATCACCTCCAAGTTGTGTGTGGCTTTCTacaaggagagtgagagaaacgTATCTGAAGGAATAAGGTAAGAGTCTCTGGGCTACGGGGGTCTAGTCAGTTATTTCACATGCTTTGGGTTGATAGAGCAGAGAAAGGTAATAAATGGGAGATTTTTTTCTCCCTAAAGAGTCATACAATTGATACATTTGTTAAGCAAGCAAAGAGAGGGTCTGATAGTTGTTCAGTGCACAATATTGTGAACTGCATTTAACCAGATCCTTGTGGAGTTTCTTGAATATTATGTAGTCGTTTGATAAATTAGGCTAGGTTTCTTGTCCCGGGGGCAAGTATCTGCGGTCGGTGCATTAGGACACTGTTAGACGGAAATGTAAAATCAATTGAATAATATGTGATTCTAATAATTTTCTAAAATAAATAGTACTGTGGATGTTTTACCATCACCACATTCTACAAGCTCAGTTGGAAAATACATAAGGCTAAAGAATGACAAAGGTTAGCGTACACACAAAGGTTTTATATATGGTGTATTCAACATTGATAACCCAGTTATGGTTGACAATTTAGGTTTATATATGTCCTTAGTCCCTACATCTGTAGCAATGGTGATATCCCTGTTTGAGGAAGATTCCTAGCAGAGGGGCTCATCTGGTTTCGACAGGATCTCCCCAGTCTCACTTTGGGAGACAGTTATACACAGGTCTCCTAAAAATGTTTTATCTGTTAGAAGTCCTATGTTTGATTTAGATCTTTGTTAGCTTTTGCCGTAAAATGTAGAGCATGTAGTTCACTTAAAATGATATCTTATTGGTCAGATACTTTACAGCTTTTAAGAGGGAGTTGTGTCAATGTCTCTGTATAGCATTCCTTCATGTTTTCTCTGCTTTCTTacagattatttttgtgtgaaccCAACGGTCTTTTAGCGGGATGACTGTAATACACCATGAATATGGACACAGCAACCTGAATAACCTGATTAAATAGGTTATTAATAATATTATGGACTGAAtctgatttttttcccccccagttATGATCAACAATGCATTGGCTATTGCACATGGTTATACCAACATAAGCAGTTGGGTTGAAAATGCGAAACATTTCCATTTGAATCTGGAATCCTTCCAAGCAAAGTCTTTTCAGTTCATCAATGTAAACAGTGTTACAAGTGACAAGATTTTCCCATTAAGTTCATGTTCAACTAACTTGCCAGCATCACCGTTTTTTCAAAATTCATAAAATTATTAAACAATTCTTAGTTAACTAACAAAAACTAAAAGTTGATTAAAAAGACAgttaaaaacaacaaaatatgaataaaatatacaacatgtaCAGGAATCATTAAGTTAAGCTGCCATCGGATTCCGGGGCATCACCCAAGTCGGTGCTACACATTGGTAGTACGGAggagtagctagccagctacttacaGAGTCCGTAAGGAGAGGCTGAGGACGGCGGGGACAGCGAGGTGTGGTAAAGGCTCCGGACCAGTCTCTGACTGACTCTGATATGACCACCGACCTCCCTTGCTGTGACCAAAATgctccccccatccctccaccgCTCACTGTTCTACCTCCATTCTTGCTTCAACTCCCTGATTTTTGATTTTCTTGTATCTCGTTATGTTCATTGAAATTTGGTTCCTTGTATGTGTTACTGCAATTCAGCTTTTAGCTGCCATAGTACAcaggaaattaaataaataattatcatCATACATTATGAGGCTGGTTCTGGTCAAACCCACCAATGCAACGCGTCGGCTCGATTCAACAGGAGACGCTTGCAACGACCAAGACCCGGATCACTGCAACTCACGAGGGCAGTCCCTACCAGACAAAGCCCCTGAGGTCATGCAGTATCGCTACTCTGGAACTGCCCTCCAGCCCCAAACGTCAATACTAGAGCAGAGCAATAACAGCATTTCCACTTCCACTTCTCCGCCACAGGCTACTCCAAATGGAGTCGCTCCACCAAGGAAATCTCCACCATTAAAAACTACACTGtcaaaactgagcaatcaagaTCTCCTCCTTTTTTGTAGCCAGGTGGGTGGTACTCTTGAACTGCAGCGCGAAAGCCCACTGTTGGCCGAGTGGCATGGGACCACGATGGGACGTCCTGATGAGGACTGTGGCTCTGTTTGCTATTCTCCTAGTACAAAACATGGATCAGAGGTGGCCGGTTTCCAGCCACAATCAAAGCAGGGCTTCTTGAAGGACTGCCTCTCCACATTCTCAAAAAAGGGAACTCCTCCTTCTCTACAGTATACCCACTCCTATCCTCAGAACTCCCTGGTGTCATCGTCATCCCGCTTTTTCAGGCAGAAACCAAGTCAAGAGGATCCCTCAATAGAGACTGTCAATCACGAGAAGGATAATTTCACATCCCGATGCAGGGGAGAAGACGGGCTGAAGGAGTATAATCAATGGCAGCAGCAGACCCATAATCATTTCAAGATTAAAGAGCATAACCTACCACCAGTCTCAACTACTGAAAGAACAGAACCTTCGCTCAATATACCTCTGAATAGCAATGAGTCAAGTAAAGTTAGGCAGCTCTTGGTTTTGTCTCAATCTCAGGACCAACAGCAACTTCCCTTAGATACGCAACACCAATGGATCCTAGGAAACGGTTTACCTAGCTACTGTGCCAATGAGTGTGGAGTACATTGTGGAAGCCAACAACCTTACTTAAACCAGCAACTACAGCAACACCCTCAAAGGCAGCATTGTTGTGAACATCTTAGCACCCTAAAATGCCATCAGTGTTCTCTCTACCCATCCAGCAGCAGCCCGCGAGTGAAGAATTCATTCCCGGCTACTAGCGACAAAAGCAGTGTTCACTCCTCTTCCAGTAGCCAGCGGTGGCCGGAGAACCATCAACTAGAGGGAGAAGGGCAACGACAAGGGGAGCAACAGGTACATCCTCATACCAAAAAGGTTGGCCATGTTGGTTCAACGCCTTCCCTGTCCAAGAGCAGTAGCCCACTCCCTCCCGACACAGTTGTAACAAGCGCTAAATACAATGGGGATGTTGGGAGACCCCTGAGCAGCCTAGGAGCTTCGCCACCCAACCTTTCAGAGCTGGACTCAGTGAGACAAGAGCCCCTCCAGACTCTCCACAGGTCCGTCCTGGAGGAGGTGTTCTCCAAAGGCCTCAGTGAGGACAATAGTAAGGCCAACAGCGAGGGAGGAGGAGACGCGCCACAGAAGAGGACTAAGGACATTGGCTACAGATTGGGCCAGCGTAGAGCACTATTTGGAAAGCGCAAACAGTTGAGCGACTATGCTTTGATCTTTGGGATGTTTGGgattgttgtcatggtgatggagacGGAACTGTCCTGGGGGGTTTACACGAAGGTAAGAAATGTGTCTATTGCAGTGGATTGACCCGTCATAATGTCATGCAGCATTAGAGGTCTACCATGAATATCAGGCATAGAGTAATAGTAAGACAATATGTTTTAAAAAGGGGATCTTAATTGTCTATCTTCTCTGCAGGAATCCTCATACTCATTCGCTCTGAAATGCCTTGTCAGCCTTTCAACTGCTGTATTGCTTGGCCTCATTGTGATGTACCATGCACGGGAAATACAGGTGATATGCCACCATCACTATCTCTACATTAATATTacagtttttccccttgctctctTTTCCCCCACATCTAAATATCCTTGTTTGCCCTTCTCTCcttacatctacacacacagctttTCATGGTGGACAATGCAGCTGATGACTGGAGGATTGCTATGACGTATGAGCGGATCTTTCTGGTTGTGCTGGAGCTGCTGGTCTGTGCCATCCACCCCATTCCGGGCCAGTACATCTTCACCTGGACAGCCCGGCTGGCCTTCACCTACACACCCTCATTGACCAATGCCGACGTGGACCTCGTCCTCTCCATCCCCATGTTCCTCAGGCTCTACCTAATCGGTCGCGTCATGCTGCTGCACAGCAAGCTTTTCACGGACGCCTCATCGCGCAGCATCGGCGCCCTCAATAAGATCAACTTCAACACGCGGTTCGTCATGAAGACACTCATGACCATCTGCCCCGGCACGGTGCTGCTGGTCTTCAGTGTCTCTTGTTGGATCATCGCGGCGTGGACGGTGCGTGTATGTGAGAGGTACAGGCCCCAGACACAGTAGGCATTCCATCAACACTGTATCCCTACAACCCAGTACATTTCTCAGTGAAGAAGATCCTTATGTAAGATGAATGCCTCTCTTGATTAGGGTTAGCTCAAGATGTTGATATGGACTTCTActatgcctctttgcttgatatatAATGAAACATACATAAATGTATGGTATACAGTATAAGATGTTATACTGTAAAAAATAGATATGTGATTATTATAATACATGTATATTTTTTGTTCCTCCAGGTATCATGACGCACAGGAAGTGACCAATAACTTCCTTGGGGCCATGTGGCTCATCTCTATCACCTTTCTCTCCATTGGTTATGGAGACATGGTCCCTCACACTTACTGTGGAAAGGGTGTGTGTCTGCTGACTGGAATCATGGTATGTTTCCTATGCATCCGCAAGTGTCAAAAGAGATCTATGACATTCAGGATGAGGCAGCTCTAAGGTGTTGTTAAGTTCTAATTTCTCAGAATAAAAACTCAAcagacactatgaaagcttaaccaagttttttcttcccagaggatcaatacagctgcattagacaaaaacCTTTTCATACAaacactgatatttaacccttcctcctaggctgagtctcctccGACACATCTGTATAAACATTGTATCTTTACTGCTAGGCACGACACTAAGTGATACGGGCCATAAACTTTTCTTTCTCCATtaacctgacctgacctcgaaccccttcatcactaatccatggctcactccccttatcaatgcctgccacatgtgATCGCTTTCCCTACACTcagtacattccaagcttaattgcacacactatatacctTCTTCCTACAGATAAGCATTagcttctggtgtagaccctctaaacctaagcactcaatatttcaatagAATACCTGAAAGTTAACCCTATCCCAAGTTTAGGAGTTAGTACCCAGAACCACATCAGTGTAATCCGAGAAGGGGTTTGTAGTTGGATGAACTTTGGTGATAATACACTGATACACTGACCATACTGGCAACAGCAACAAAAACATATACGGTACATGTGTTATTATATTGAATAAATAATATCTAATGAGATATAAAGACAACACTTTTACTCATGAAAAAGTATTACTGCCTTTGTCTTTTCTCCCCAGGGGGCTGGCTGCACTGCCCTGGTGGTTGCTGTAGTTGCCAGGAAGTCTGAGTTGACCAGAGCTGAGAAGCATGTTCACAACTTCATGATGGACACTCAGCTCTATAAACGAGTAAGTGGACATTAGAGTTCTTCATGGCTCCAAAATGTTGGGTCTGACCCAAACTGAACCCGTGGATTTATGACCCTAACCTGATACGTATCGGATAATCAAAATGTTTTTTGAAGAGACATTATAAATAAAGACAATGCTCCCCAATCAGCAACCTAGTAAGCAAAATGTTGTTGACAAGACGTTGAAGATGCGTCTTTGTCTGACATTGAAGCCACTTTAGTTTTCAAGGCGCATTTTAAGACATTATCAAGGCGTCTTTTAACAGATGTTGAAAAGACGACTCTGCCGGTAGTTGGAAAGACTCTGCCGGACCTCCTATTGACATCCAGTTTTAGTTGAAAAGACGTCTATTTTGGTTGTTGTTTCTACGGCAAAATATCAATGAAGAAAACATTATGCCAAGTTATTATGTCCCAATAAAAGCAAAATGGGGCAAAATGGAGATTAAAGTATCGATTACTCATTATTGTTTCTATCTGTCACTTTCACTTATGTCAGACTTTTCAAAAGCTTCAGAACTGGCAGTGATCATGTTTGAAATTTACTGACACAACCAACAGAATATTTGAACTACAACAACATTCTCAGAAACAGTTACAGCAACTGAACCCTTGCAAAGTACACAGAGTATAATTGTAATGAGCTCTGCCCCCAAACAAGGACAGCCTTTAAAATCTGGACCAATCATAGACTAGTATTATTTGGCAAATCAAGGCCGGTCCAGACAAGACTAAATCTGTGATGGTCACCGACTTGACAAAAGTGATCCGCTCAAACACGCCCAAGGCCAGGGTGGATGGACCAAATATCTACCAATAATAAACGTCCATAGATCTCCTGCGTCAATCGGTGCTCACTGGGTTTGGCTGTCATGTTATTAACTGTAGGCCTGGATCATAATCATGACAACTTAATAATCATGACAACTTTTgaattgtactgtgtgtgtgtatatgtatcttttatatacactaccgttttatatacactaccgttcaaaagtttggggtcacttagaaatgtccttgtttttgaaagaaaaccttttttttgtccattaaaataacatcaaattgatcagaaatacagtgtagacattgttaatgttgtaaatgactattgtagctggaaacggctgatttctttatggaatatctacaaaggcatacagaggcccattatcagcaaccatcactcctgtgttcaaatggcacgttgtgttagctaatccaagtttatcattttaaaagactaattgatcattagaaaacccttttgcaattatgttagcacagctgaaaactgttatgctaattaaagaagcaataaaactggccttctttagactagttgagtatctggagcatcagcatttgtgggtttgattacaggctcaaaatggccagacacaaataactttcttctgaaactcgtcagtctattcttgttctgagaaatgaaggctattccaagcgagaaattgccaagaaactgaagatctggtacaacactgtgtactactcccttcacagaacagcgcaaactggctctaaccagaataccTACCATCATAGtactgtaccaaaacatttctctgTTTTCTGGACTGTTCCCTACAGGTGAAAAACACAGCTGCCAATGTACTCAGAGAGACATGGCTTATCTACAAACACACCAAGTTAGTCAAGAAGATCGATCACGCCAGGGTACGCAAACATCAGCGGAAATTTCTGCAAGCCATTCACCAGTAAGTAGTGTGCCTTTTCAAACCATTGTTAAATAAATAGTTGATGTGTGTATATCTGTGAGTATGTTATGCAGCCTAAATTACCCCTTTGCCCTCCATAACTCACTTCCACTTCACTTTCCCCTAGACTGCGCAGAGTCAAACTGGAACAGATGAAACTCACCGACCAGGCTAACACACTTGTGGATCTAGCCAAGGTGCACCTTCATGATCATCTTCATTAAGCACCTTCATTATCATCATATTTAATTCATATATTTCTTTCTAAACCCTGAGCACAAGTTTGACACACCGTTTTTGCGCCACAGACTCAGAACATGATGTACGACCTGGTGTCTGACCTGCAGCTGCGCAGCGAGGAGCTGGATAGGAGGATTGGTAGTTTGGACGACAAACTGGACTCCATCCTAGTCAATCTGCAGGCcctacccagcctgctctcccAGGCGGTCACACAGCAGCACAAGGACTTCCTGGATGGCTTGGCCCACCGTGTACGGAAAGCCTCGTCGGAATCTGAGCTTCACTGGGTTCCCGCTAGGTGCCAACGGTCCCTTTCCACTGCACCACAAACAATACCTTACAGCTGACAGCCTAGCCACATTGCCACTATTGTGACCTTAAATTATGTATTTAATAATGTATCTCATACTACCCCAGGGACAGGGATATTTTATCCTCTGACAATGAATTTGAGCATGGTTATatctctccagccccatccctcagctgtttactaaAAGAAGTAGCGGGTGGCGGTTTGTTGTTTTCCAAATCTTGGATTGCCAGTCTGTGAACTTAGGCCATTCTTAAATTGCGGTGGCATTTAGGCATGGCATTTTGGGAAAAAGTAACTTTTTTTCtagattttatatttatttagatGTATGTtggtactgtaccagtcaaaagtttggacacacctactcattcaagggtttttctttatttgtactaaaactatgaaataacacatatggaatcatgtagtaacccaaaaagtgttaaacaaatctaaatatatttcatatttgagattcttcaaagtagccacactttgccttgatgacagttttgcacactcttggtattctctccaccagcttcacctggaatgcttttccaaccgtcttgaaggagttcccacctatgctgagcacttgttggctgcttttccttcactctgcagtccaactcatcccaaaccatctcagatgggttgatgtcgggtgattgtggaggccaggtcatctgatgcagcactctcctttgtcaattagcccttacacagcctggaggtgggttttgggtcattgtcctgttgaaaaacaaatgatagtgcaaatcagatgggatggcgtattgctgcagaatgctgtggtagccatgctggttaagtgagccttgaattctaaataaatcagtgtcaaagcacctccacaccatcacacctcctcctccatgcttcacggtgggaaccacacatgccgagatcattcgttcacctactctgcgtctcacaaagacacagcgtttggaatcaaaaatctaatttgaactcatcagaccaaaggacacaattccactggtctaatgtctattgctcgtgtttcttgggccaagcaagtctcttcttattggtgtcctttatttgggttacaatttctgaggctggtaacgctaatgaacttatcctctgcagcagatggtttttgcgactgcacttgaagaaactttaaaagttcttgaaattttctggattgactgaccttcatgtcttaatgtaatgatggactgtcatttctctttgcttatttgagctgttcttgccataatatggagttggtcttttaccaaatagggttatcttctatataccaccactaccttgccacatcacagctgattggctcaaacgcattaaggaaagaaattccccaaatgtacttttaacaaggcacacctgttaattgaaatgcattccaggtgactacctcctgaagctggttgagagaatgccaagagtgtgcaaagctgtcatcaaggcaaagggtggctactttgaagaatctcaaatataaaatatattttgtttaacacttttttggttactacatgattccatgtgttgttttatagttttgatgtcttcactattattctacaatgtagaaaatagtaaaaagaaaagaaaaatccgggatgtaggtgtgtccaaacttctgactggtactgtacatcgtCCCATTCTTAATCAACAAATATGGTAGCTTAATTAGTCAATAATTTGTACCATTATAATAACATTGTGCCACCAGTGGGAGTAGTAACACCAATGATGGTAAAACTAATGACAAATTGGAGGTAATTGAGGATTTTCTTTCAATTGTGGGCCACATATGCTCAAGTCTGTCATTaatcataaaaaaatattttactaTTAAttgtgtacactgagtatacaactttaagaacacctgctatttccatgacctacagtgcattcagaaagtattcagacccctagacttttccCAGATGTTGttatgctacagccttattctaaaattgatacaatTATTGTTCTTaatcaatctacccacaataccccataatgacaaaacaaaactgtttttttgatttttttgcaaatgtataaaaaaaattaaaaataccttatttacataagtcttcaaaccctttgctatgagactacattgagctcaggtgcatcctatttccattgatcatccttgatgtttctacaacttgattggagtccacctgtggtaaattcaattgattggacatgatttggaaaggtacacacctgtctatataaggtcccacagttgacagtgcatggcctccatcattctgaaatggaagaagtttggaaccaccaagactcttcctagagctggctgcccagctaaactgagcaatcgggggagaagggccttggttagggaggtgaccaagaacccgatggtcattctgacagagctccacagttcctttgtggaggaagaaccttccagaaggacaatcatctctgcagcactctaccaatccggcctttatggtagagtggccactcctcagtaaaaggcacaagacagcccgcttggagtttgccaaaaggcacctaaaggactctcagaccatgagaaacaagattctctggtctgatgaaaccaagattgaactctttggcctgaatgccaagtgtcatgtctgtgggaaacctggcaccatccctatggtgaagcatggtgggggcagcataatgctgtggggatgtttttcagcggcagggactgggagggaatgatgaacggagtaaagtacatgaaaacctgctccagagagctcagggcGAACCCGattcaacatctctggagagtccggaaaatagctgtgcagcgacgctcccaatccaacctgaaagagcttgagtggatctgaagagaagaatcaaatcaaatcaaatttatttatatagcccttcgtacatcagctgatatctcaaagtgctgtacagaaacccagcctaaaaccccaaacagcaagcaaagcatgtgaaagaagcacggtggctaggaaaaactccctaggaaaaactccctagaaaggccaaaaacctaggaagaaacctagagaggaaccaggctatgaggggtggccagtcctcttctggctgtgcagggtggatattataacagaacatggtcaagatgttaaaatgttcataaatgaccagcatggtcaaataataataatcatagtagttgtcgagggtgcaacaagcacgtccagtgaacaggtcagggttccatagccgcaggcagaacagttgaaactggagcagcagcacggccaggtggactggggacagcaaggagtcatcataccaggttgtcctgaggcatggtcctagggctcaggtcctccgagagaaagacagaaagagagaattagagagagcatatttaaattcacacaggacaccggataagacaagagaaatactccagatgtaacagactgaccctagccccccgacac
Proteins encoded:
- the LOC106613656 gene encoding small conductance calcium-activated potassium channel protein 1-like isoform X1, whose amino-acid sequence is MGRPDEDCGSVCYSPSTKHGSEVAGFQPQSKQGFLKDCLSTFSKKGTPPSLQYTHSYPQNSLVSSSSRFFRQKPSQEDPSIETVNHEKDNFTSRCRGEDGLKEYNQWQQQTHNHFKIKEHNLPPVSTTERTEPSLNIPLNSNESSKVRQLLVLSQSQDQQQLPLDTQHQWILGNGLPSYCANECGVHCGSQQPYLNQQLQQHPQRQHCCEHLSTLKCHQCSLYPSSSSPRVKNSFPATSDKSSVHSSSSSQRWPENHQLEGEGQRQGEQQVHPHTKKVGHVGSTPSLSKSSSPLPPDTVVTSAKYNGDVGRPLSSLGASPPNLSELDSVRQEPLQTLHRSVLEEVFSKGLSEDNSKANSEGGGDAPQKRTKDIGYRLGQRRALFGKRKQLSDYALIFGMFGIVVMVMETELSWGVYTKESSYSFALKCLVSLSTAVLLGLIVMYHAREIQLFMVDNAADDWRIAMTYERIFLVVLELLVCAIHPIPGQYIFTWTARLAFTYTPSLTNADVDLVLSIPMFLRLYLIGRVMLLHSKLFTDASSRSIGALNKINFNTRFVMKTLMTICPGTVLLVFSVSCWIIAAWTVRVCERYRPQTQYHDAQEVTNNFLGAMWLISITFLSIGYGDMVPHTYCGKGVCLLTGIMGAGCTALVVAVVARKSELTRAEKHVHNFMMDTQLYKRVKNTAANVLRETWLIYKHTKLVKKIDHARVRKHQRKFLQAIHQLRRVKLEQMKLTDQANTLVDLAKTQNMMYDLVSDLQLRSEELDRRIGSLDDKLDSILVNLQALPSLLSQAVTQQHKDFLDGLAHRVRKASSESELHWVPARCQRSLSTAPQTIPYS
- the LOC106613656 gene encoding small conductance calcium-activated potassium channel protein 1-like isoform X2, translating into MGRPDEDCGSVCYSPSTKHGSEVAGFQPQSKQGFLKDCLSTFSKKGTPPSLQYTHSYPQNSLVSSSSRFFRQKPSQEDPSIETVNHEKDNFTSRCRGEDGLKEYNQWQQQTHNHFKIKEHNLPPVSTTERTEPSLNIPLNSNESSKVRQLLVLSQSQDQQQLPLDTQHQWILGNGLPSYCANECGVHCGSQQPYLNQQLQQHPQRQHCCEHLSTLKCHQCSLYPSSSSPRVKNSFPATSDKSSVHSSSSSQRWPENHQLEGEGQRQGEQQVHPHTKKVGHVGSTPSLSKSSSPLPPDTVVTSAKYNGDVGRPLSSLGASPPNLSELDSVRQEPLQTLHRSVLEEVFSKGLSEDNSKANSEGGGDAPQKRTKDIGYRLGQRRALFGKRKQLSDYALIFGMFGIVVMVMETELSWGVYTKESSYSFALKCLVSLSTAVLLGLIVMYHAREIQLFMVDNAADDWRIAMTYERIFLVVLELLVCAIHPIPGQYIFTWTARLAFTYTPSLTNADVDLVLSIPMFLRLYLIGRVMLLHSKLFTDASSRSIGALNKINFNTRFVMKTLMTICPGTVLLVFSVSCWIIAAWTVRVCERYHDAQEVTNNFLGAMWLISITFLSIGYGDMVPHTYCGKGVCLLTGIMGAGCTALVVAVVARKSELTRAEKHVHNFMMDTQLYKRVKNTAANVLRETWLIYKHTKLVKKIDHARVRKHQRKFLQAIHQLRRVKLEQMKLTDQANTLVDLAKTQNMMYDLVSDLQLRSEELDRRIGSLDDKLDSILVNLQALPSLLSQAVTQQHKDFLDGLAHRVRKASSESELHWVPARCQRSLSTAPQTIPYS